Within the Megalopta genalis isolate 19385.01 chromosome 11, iyMegGena1_principal, whole genome shotgun sequence genome, the region GTATTAACTCTTAATTGTTGAGCCTTGCTACAAGAACGCAAGCACCATATTATAACTTCTTTACGAGAACAAGTTAAACAATATTGTTTGTAAAAAGAAATATGCGCAGGTGGTAATTTGTGAGCAATCAATAAACAAAATTGTGTAACGTTTGTATTCACTCTCACAATTTTTATGTCAGCTGTAGTAAGGCCGATTAATAtctcaaatttatttataggATTAAATGCCACTAATGTTGCTTGTCCAATGTTACCTAATTTTTGATAAGAAGGTGTATTACTTAGGtcgatataatataagtatCCTGCTGTATCTATTGCAACAAGATACTCTACATGGCAATCGAATGCCATGTGCACAAAGTTTATTCTGCCAGAACACTGGGTTCTATGAACAGTTTCCGTTTCGAGCTCATAAGCATCATCAATTTTTCGCAAATTCTGCCAGTTCTtcttatacatttttttaatttgtacaaAACAAACTAATTTTATTTCAGTATACTTCTCACGTATTTGGCAATTGCAGATTACATTCAGGTTATGCTTACATTTGAAAACGTCAAACACATTGTTTACGCCATTCAAACTTTCTTTACATATATGTATTGCGGAAAACAAGTAATTAATCGGAATTAAGAATGAAGTAAAAATGATTATTAAGAAACTATTTTAATCGTTTATTACCATCTAAAATTTGtgcatttttaatattatttaaacgaGTGAGAATGATTCGTACCATTTCTACCAATTTATCCTAAAATGCTACTAATCCCACGAAGGATAATTCACTCGTTAGTGGCGCCTCTTGTGGAAAAATCAGGAAGATTCTTTCAGTGCCCGATTTGCCTGTACTAATTGGCGCTATACGGACACCGAAAGAAACttcataattttgctacaagcAGCATCGCAAACGAAGCAAATGAATCTTGCCGAATTTTATGTTGTACCTTATGGCAAAACTGGTAAGAATTATTTACACATatacattcgaataaaaattagatTTCAATGTTTTCTCGTTaagatttttttaattttggagGATTCAAATTAAAGATGGAAGAGTGACTTTTATAGCATGCCATTtgtaatttgaaaataattattaagcAACATAACGTCAGAATTTCGTCTCTAAAAATTTAGTTGATGTCTTAGAGCATATCTAGATATTTTAGAATCTGTGGTTAAAGAAATGACGGTATGTAGTGGATGGTAGTTGATTTCGTACCAATTAGCACAGCGTTCGAAACATATTTTTCCTtgtgtatataaatattacgCGTTCTCATGTGGatatgattttttaaattaattttttatcgTAGTTATAACTTCTGCAGTGATTTAATCGTATCGAAATGGTAAACCTTGTTCTTTATTTAGGTTCACAGCATTCTTCCTTGATACAAAATAATCTTCTAGGTTATACATcgtttatcttaaaatattttgaaaaaaaatgaatacaTGGAAATTAAATTATTTCCTTTCGAATTTGACCAGTGTTTCTTTTAATTAAACAACAAATCTTGACGTTTTAGATTTTTAGTAtatatacatttaattaaaaatgaataaatcttTGATATTTACGTTAGCCTATTTTCTTATATCGAAATTCTGTGTTTGAAGTCTGTCGCAGAGTTTCTGAAGGGCTTGCCTTCGCacaatgaaaataattttgctaaTTTTCATACGGACAATGGAAATAGAACTTGTGTAAAAAAACCTTCAGTTTATCTACCAACAAGAGATCATCCCTCAGAACAaggtaaattttttatttattataagccATGTTATTCATATAAACGgaatttatttactatttcatgTATTTACTGCAGTCATAGTTACCGAAAAAACAACTATATTATTAAGGTACCTCCACCAGCAATGGGACAAGAAGGTAATATTAAGAAACCAAATATTATATTTCCTATATTGTTCTAtcctttgttatttatttttaaataaaatgtttcagaaCACTGATAGGAAACGAGATTTTTTATCTGCCAATGGTGACTCTGAAGATGATTCTGGAACAACAGTTCGTAGCAAAAGGCAACGTCTTGACGCAAATAATATTCTTTAAAATATATTGCGAAGTTTGGTTTATATTTCTGAATGGATTACATTTTTTATGTAATCAAGACAAACCATACATCAACAACACACAGTGCAAATATGAGTCTCAAATGTTACAGAACATATCTGTGTATTAGAAAGATTATTGCAAAACGTTTCCTATAGATTTTAAGTATATAATTTGTATTTGAACTATATGTTATTCAAAAGATTGAGTTTAAGTTTATGGAAAGAACGTTTCCAATAATTTTTCTTTAGATATATGATATTACTGTAATGAAAATAGGATTAATTGCTATGTTGAATTGATGAGCGCCTTTCTGTATTGTACTGTATGTTCAAAATTGATTCACGAATCAGTACATGGCATATTGGATGATTATTATCTATCATCTATTACCTTAGATGCACAATACGTATAAGTAAATACGTTTATTATTGCTTCATTTGACATCGTTCTTTCATTcgtgtaatattaataattgaagGACACCTAAAGTGTAATTATAGCAATATAATTACATTCCTGTGTAGGACGTAAGTATTAATATTGAATTAGTTTAAAATAATACCGTGTTAGAGCATTTAGCCAGATGTAATTTTGTAAAGGTGTTctacattttataaaattccTTTGTGACTATGTCACATACAATTTAGTCATAAGTTTAATACTCTATGTTACACATAGGAAAGTACATGAAACGTAATACATTCTTATAGttgaaaatttcaattaaatagCCGATCTATACATTTTTTACTGTCTTCAcataatataatttcaaatgttcatgagaaatttatatatttctgaAACAACAGAATATCTTAGATGTATGTTAATTTTGTGTAAACAAATATTACACTTTACtaagaaattatattgtattttttataacaattcccttatatttaaacaaaagaAGCTTGCTAAATTGTAACTCGTTGAACAAAGAAAGAATTGAACGAGCTAactttgcaaaataaacatgtatTATAAGACACGTTGCAATAAATCCTGTATaaagtacaataaaataataattattgtagtTCCTTTTGTTTGTGCATTCGTTTCTTATTTATTACTTGAAATACTATAATACACCTTGATTTTACATTATGTGTACAAGaagtaatacaatattattaaaagtcTTTCTATCTCTCCGTAAAAACCATTCCTCTCTTTTACATACttctattatattctacatTCCTAATAAGAGTATTAGGAATACATAGGCTTTCTTAAAAGTAGGTGGCGTAAACCTAGTAACATAAGTCCACCACTACATGCATTGGACTCAAATTTTGATCAATGTTATATGGCTCCTTGTACCTATTGTAGTTGAATAAATTTT harbors:
- the LOC117226342 gene encoding DET1- and DDB1-associated protein 1, encoding MSVAEFLKGLPSHNENNFANFHTDNGNRTCVKKPSVYLPTRDHPSEQVIVTEKTTILLRYLHQQWDKKNTDRKRDFLSANGDSEDDSGTTVRSKRQRLDANNIL